From the Planktothricoides raciborskii GIHE-MW2 genome, the window TTTCTCCTCCTTATTCTTTGACTCGGACTACTACCTAACCAAAAACCCCGATGTGGCAGCGGCAGTAGAAAACGGTTCTTTTGCCACTGCCTTAGAGCATTTCGGCTTATACGGCGCTAAAGAAGGCCGGACTCCGAGTTACTTCTTCGGCGAAACCTATTTATTCGACAACCCCGACGTAGCAGCAGCGGTTGCCGACGGTGCATTTCCCAATGCTTTGCAACATTTCCTGGAATACGGATATAAAGAAGATCGCTTCCCCAGCGACAAGTTGGCGGACTTCGAGACTTTCTATTTGTCCCAAAACTCCGATGCTGCCGCAGGGGTGGCTAATGGCACTTATGCCAACGTCCTGGAATATCTGATGACGGAGGGATTGTCCCAAGGGGAAACTGTACTATCCCAATTTGATGTCGTTGCCGAAACCTTTGACCCAGAAGACTATCTGGCCAAAAATCTCGATGTGGCTGAGGCTGTCACTAACGGTCTATTCCACAATGCCTTAGAACATTTTGTCCGTTATGGAATGTTCGAGGGTCGCGACCCAAGCGAGGAATTTAGCAATGGCGACTATCTGGCCGAAAATGCTGATGTGGCCGCAGCGGTCGAGGGTGGTGCGTTCGATAGTGGCTACGAGCACTATATGATGTACGGCTTCAAAGAAGGTCGCCCAGGGACTGTTGAGTATGACCGACTCACGGGTGAACCGGGAATAGTGGATACTTTCACTCTCAATCTTGAGAATGAGAAAGACTATACGGCTATTTCTAATTTTGATGCCGCTGAAGATATCATTCAGTTGCCCGGTTCTGCTGCTGACTATCAGCTTGCCGCGTCTCCCACGGGACTGCCTCCGGGAACGGCGATTTATCGGCTAGATGGGGAGTTAAGTGACCTGGTTGGATTGGTTCGGGATGTTTCGTCTTTGAGTTTAGGAGAGGGTTATTTTAGTTTCGGGTAATCCCCCCAACCCCCCTTGGAAAGGGGGGCGAGAAGAGAATCCCCCCAACCCCCCTTGGAAAGGGGGGCTCAGAAACCCGGTTTCTAAGAATGGTAGGGTGTGTTAGGCTCGCCAATAATTTGGAGAAAAAATATTAACTTTCATGCGAGCCTAGACGCACCATTTTTATGTAGCTGATTGGCAGCGGATGGATTGGCAGCGGATGGATTGGCAGCGGATGGTGGCAGCGGATGGATTGGCAGCGGATGGATTGGCAGCGGATGGGTTGACTGATGGGTGAATAAATTGGCAGCGGATGTTAAATGATAACGAGAACAGAAACCGGGTTTCTATTAAGATATTGCCAAGATGGCCAAGTTTTTCTTCAGAAACCCGGTTTCTCGCATCCTTTCAAGGGTTTGGGTTAAGAAGCTAACAGTTCTTGAATTGCTTTGTCCGACATTGACCGCCGAAAATCTAAAATTTCTATTAAAACCAGCTTATTATTTTCAGAATAATGTAGGATAGTATCTCCTTCTTCTTCTGCATAGGCGATCGCCTCATCAGACAGTGAAATCAATAAAACATCTACATCTTGACTATACTGAATCTTGTTCATATCGAGTTCTCCTCCCCGGATAAAGAGTAATGACGAGGATAAATGAGCTAAAGTCTCTCTTGGCATCGCTCAACCGTTATCAATCCACTGTTTATGGTGCGTTACGGCTGGCATCAGAACCAATTATTTTCCCAAAAAATTAATTACCAGCCTAACGCACCCTACCAAATTTGGAAAACTGTTTATGGTGCGTTACGGCTGGCATAAGAACCAATTATTTTCCCCCAAAATTAATTACCAGCCTAACGCACCCTACCAAATTTGGAAAACTGTTTATGGTGCGTTACGGCTGGCATCAGAACCAATTATTTTCCCAAAAAATTAATTACCAGCCTAACGCACCCTACCAAATTTGGAAAACTGTTTATGGTGCGTTACGGCTGGCATAAGAACCAATTATTTTCCCCCAAAATTAATTACCAGCCTAACGCACCCTACCAAATTTGGAAAACTGTTTATGGTGCGTTACGGCTGGCATCAGAACCAATTATTTTCCCCCAAAATTAATTACCAGCCTAACGCACCCTACCAAATTTGGAAAACTGTTTATGGTGCGTTACGGCTGGCATCAGAACCAATTATTTTCCCCCAAAATTAATTACCAGCCTAACGCACCCTACCAAATTTGGAAAACTGTGTTAACTTTGGGTTGTATAACCAAGATTTAATTAAGAAACCCGGTTTCTATGCTCGATCGCCATTTTCTGTATCTGACTGGACTGCCTTGTTCTGGCTTAGGATTTTTAAGTCAGCTTTTGGCACAACATCCCGATATTTATAGCGATAATTTGCGATCGCCTCTATGCGATCTTCTGGTCAACTTCCGCTCGTTTATCACCACCAACCCCCAAGTAGCAAGCCATCTTCAGCAAGACTTGAACCCCACAATGGAGCGATCGCTCTTAGGAATGCAAGGATTTATTAATGGGTGGTATGGGCAAATTGCTCAACCTTGGATTATTGATATTCATCCCCAGTGGTTACAACATTTAGAGTTAATTCACTTGCTTGACCCCAACTGCCGCATGGTGGTCTGCGTCCGAGAACTGGGACAAATTTGTGCGGCGATCGAAAATCAACATCAAAAAACCCTGTTGTTAGATTTTCCCGAACAATTGGCTAACCTGTCCAGGGCAGAACGGGCACAAAAATTGTTTGCTCCCCAAGGGGCGATCGGTTCATTGCTCAAATCTTTAGAACAACTGCAAGATTTGGAAGACAGCTTACAACGACGAATGTTTTATGTAGTGTATGAGCATTTAGTTAGCGACCCAGAGGAAGTGCTAACAGAATTGCTAAAATGGTTAAACTTGTCGCCAATTTCACCAGATTTAACCCAAGTTAGTGGGTCAGTTCCGAATTATGCGGAATCTGCCGGTAAATATGTGGAAGAACCTTATAATTCTCAACAACCTTTAGTTTATTATACTCTCCCCAAGCGGTTTGAAATCACGATTCAACAAAATTTTCCCTGGTATTATCAACTTTTTTATCCCGGTCGATTGTAGGTAATTAAGGACACGGCAATGCCGTGTCCCTACACAAGTTTATTTTAAATTGGTATTATTTACATTATTTACTCTCACCTATTTGGCCAGAAAAAATGACTGTTAATCGATTGATTCTACACCAAGGTCGCTCCTTAACTTTAGTCCGAACCTGCCCGGATGATGCGCCGTTGCTGTTTGAAAAAATGTATTCACAGTATGAATTTATGCGGCTGTTTCGTTTGAACGATCGCGCAGAAACAGTGGAACAAGTCCGGCAAAAATTAATTCAGCGATCGCGATCGAATCCCGCTGAAACTGGTTATCTGGAATGCTTAATCATCCATAAAATACATGGGGCGATCGGGATTATCGCTGCCACCGATTATAGCCCATTACATCAAAAAGCTGAATTGTTAGTTGGGATTTTTGACAAAAAATATCGTTCTATTTCATTAGGGGTTGAAGCGTGCTTATTAATGGGTGATTTAATTTTTAATGCGTATCATTTGCATCGATTTTATGCCTATAGCTACGGTTATAATCATCCAGCCCATGCAGCTTTGACAGCCGGGGGATTTGAACTTGAGGGGATTATGAAAGAACATCTATACGATCCAGTCAGCCAACAATATGTGGATATGCACATTTATGGGATGAATGAAACTCAAATGCGGCAAAATCCTCGAATTGCTAGTTTATCTAAACGATTAGTCGGGCGAGATATTACTCAACCTTTGACGGCACCTCTTCCTCCTCCTGATGAGTCAAAAATCCCTAATTTATCCCATGTTCAACAACCGCCATTGTTTGTGAAATCAGGAGCGATCGGTCGGATATCCGATCCATTAACGGGTCGATCCACGGGTTAAACGTCGCCTTCGGGGACTAGAGAAAACATACAAAGGCGGCGATCGCTCGTTCGTAGTCAGGGCAGCATGAGGCTGCGATCGCTCCCTTCCAGAAATAAGAAACCGGGTTTCTGCGACAATTGTGGCAACAAAAGCGAAGAGCGTAGAGAGAAACCCGGTTTTTCTCCTGATGAGCATTCCAATCCGCATCTTGACCCCCATCCCAGCCTAACCCCAGCCAACTTATTGCACAATGGCCACAGTTTTTTTAATCGCTTCATCTAAATTGTCCATCAAGGGAACCTTAATGGCCGATAAAGTCTTTTTGGCTTCAGCAAAGCGATTTCCCACCAAACGAACAATCAGTTTAGGTTTCCCGGTTAAAAAGTCTAGAGAATTGTCCGTATCGGCGTCTGCCTCAGCCGATGCCTTGGGACTACTTTCTTGAGTGAGTGCCAGGACTTCTGGCTCCGCCTGGACGAAGGGGGCGATCGCACTGCGAGGAATCCCTTGCACATAAGCACTAATCACCTCAGCGGCCAACTCACAATCAATCGCCGAACCGATTAAATTCACCAAGATCACCTTCACACTGGGGTCTTTGCCAATCAGATTTAACCCTTGTTCCAAGCGTTCACAGAGGCGTGAAGCGAAGCTATCCCGAAGGGAATCGCGATTAAAATCCATCCTGGCATCTCCGCCCAAATTGACAAAATTGGCCAACTTGCCTCCATAAAGGTGGATAAGATCCAAAGTGGCCATCGTCAACCCCACACCATTACAGAGGATGCCAATATTCCCATCCAGGGTGACAAAATTCAAATCCGGCGAAGTATCTAAAGACAATTCACCATTCACCCGGCAACTAATTTTCTGAGACAACTTGGCTAAATCCTCATGGCGGCAAATCGCCTCATCATTAGCACTGACCTTGCCATCCAAAGCCATCACCTCCCCACTGCGGCTAATTCCCAACGGGTTAATTTCCACCAGATCCAAATCCTTGGCCACAAAGAGACGATACATCTTCTCCACAATGGCACTGACGGACTTCACCAGAATTCCCGACAAGCCCATTTTCAGCACCAAGCGGCGAGCGTAAAATGGGGAAAACTCGTCTGCCACGACCACCTGCTGCATTTTCTCCATCGCCGACTCGGTACTGGTTCCCCCTTGCTGAGAACCCAACAACACCGGCCTACGGACAGTTTGATCCAGCACCACCGCCAGATACAATTCTTTATCCGTATCATATTTAGCCTCAGCCAACAGCACTTCGGGATACTCACCCATAATCGGTAAATTAAAGATAGTTTGTGCAGCGGCCACCGCATCAATGGTATTTTCCACAAAATTAATCCCACCCGCCTTGCCACGTCCAGTCGCTCGGACTTGGGACTTGAGCACCACCGGGTAAGGAATTTTTAATCCTTTAAGGTCTTTGGGATGGTCAATTCTTTGGGAGGGCAAGACCGGAATGCCCATTTCTCTAAATAATTCCTTCGCTTGGTACTCCAACAGATCCATAACAAATTCCTCTAGAAACTATTCCGCTCCTGACAATTGGCAGCAGCATACCGTTTAAAATCAATCTCAATATGTAGTGTCTCTTACTTGTGACCCAAAGGCCAATGGTAATGGCCTGTTCATCTCGGTGGAAGTATAAGCTCTGCCGTAAGCTCCGATCGGAGTCGCTAACATTTGATATGGGATTTCGTTGCGCGATCGCGTCAACGTCACCCGTCTTTGCATCCAGGAAGAAAAAACCGGGACGCGGATGCATAATGGGAAAACAACCGTCAACCGTCCACAAACCTGTCAAAAATAATTTTATCAGTACATCTGAAGCCTTATGAATACAACACCCAAGCGGTCCTTACGCTCCCTAGAAAAGCAGTTGCAGCAATGCCTAGATGCTCAATTGTACGCCACTTGGCGCCAGTTGACGCCACTTGGCGCCACTTGCTCTACTTGGGGAGACCCCAAGACCGCAGTGGCTTCTTCACTTGGGGAGACCCCAAGACCGCAGTGGCTTCTCTACTTGGAGAGACCCCAAGATCGCACTGGCTTCTCTACTTGGGAAGACCCCAAGACCGCAGTGGCTTTAGAAAATTGTCCGATTCAAGTACGGTGTGCCATTAAGAACGCCGATTTATTGGTGTTAGCCCAACATAAAGCCGAGTTCAGACCTGACCTGCAACAAACCTTTAAAGCCATTCATCAAGCCATTTTAAGCTTGTCTCCAGAACTAGCGGGAGAACTGCGTCTTTATTTGCGAGTCTTGGGTCAAGTCCAGCCCTATGCCTATCATGCCTTTAAACTGCCCCAACCTTTGGGATCCGTGAAAACGGAGGCCAATGATGTCAACCCGTTGACCGCTTTTGCGTGGCTGGAAAAACTGATCGAAGATCATGAAAATCCTAGGGAGGCCATAGAAACCTCCCCCTCGGAGGCATCTGAGTCTTCGGATCTGGTACTGAGCAACGAGAATCGTTTGGCTTTAAGCTCAGAGGCGGAAGCCACAGAAAAGGGTGAATTGCGAAATCTCCAAGAACTTGAAGAGTTTCCTTCTGGTTTGTTTAATGAGTTGAACTTGTCAAAAGATGTTGATAGGCAGACCATAAAATTCAAAGAACTACCCTCATGGTGGGGACAGGTTTCGGCCTACTTGTTTTTGTCTATAGCCTTATGTTCCGTGGGTCTGTACGCTTTTACTCGTCCTTGTGTGCTGGGGAAATGTACAACCCTTGCTCAAGCCCAACAAGAGATTGACTCCGCCCAGAAAATTTTGGCCTCTGCCAAATATGCCCAAAATTTTGCCCAGGTGCAAAAGAAATTCAATTTAGCCACTGAGCAACTGGAACAAATTCCCGTCTGGTCTGGCAAATATTTGGCAGCAAGGCGAATGGTGAATAATTATGAAATCGAAGCGACTCAAATTGACCAAGTAATGAACGCCTTGGAAATTGGCGCTGCGGCGTGGAAAAAAGCCCAAAATGCGCCGTTGCCTTTAGAGCGTTGGCGAGAGATTGAAGCTTCCTGGTCAAAGGCGATCACCCTACTGGAAAAAATTCCCCCCCAGTCAGAAGTTTATTCTTTTGCCCAAAACAAATTATCTGAGTATGAAGCCAATTTGCAGGCGATCGCCGCACGAGTCCAGCAAGAAGAATATGCGGCTAAAACCCTGCAAGAAATCCGGGAAAAAGCCGACCTAGCCTACACTCGGCAAGGAGTCGCCAGTGGTTTAGAAAGTTGGCAAGGAATTTATGACTTATGGGAAGAAATTGTCAACTTAATCCCCAAAATTCCCCCTTCTACAACGGCTTATGTTCAGTTACAAGATTCAGTAGCGGAATATCGTAAACAACTGACCAAGGCTCGCGAACAGGAAGTTCAAGAACAAATCTCTCAAGAGACTTACGATATGGCGATCGCAACTGCGGAACAAGCCCAGCAACTAAGCGAACAAAAACAATGGTCTAATGCTCTCAATAGCTGGACTGATGCACTCACATTAGCGCGTCAAATTCCTGACAACACTTTCTACTCTGCCAAAGCACAATCCTTAGCCACCAGTTACACCAATGCTCGCAACGAAGCGGCAGTTAATCTCAAAAAAGCCACAATTTTACAAAAAACTCAAAACGATCTGAAAAAACTCTGCAACGGCAATCCCCTAGTCTGCGAATACACCGTTACCGAAGATGTGATTAATGTTTGGCTGACTCCTGCCTACATTCGTCATGTCAAACGAACTGCTTTACTTGCTGACCAAAAAGGCGATAATAAAGCTTTAGTTGGTATCGACAAACATTTGGATACTTTAAAAGTTGCCTTACAAACTATTAGTGATAACGCCAAAATTCCCCTAGTCCTTTATGACTCCTACGGTGGATTAATTGGGCGTCATCCGAAAAATTAGTTATCCGTAGGGTGGGCAAACTAATCCCAAAGATAATTTATGGCGAATCACGATGGAAGCCCAACCGACATTATGATCCGTAGGGTGGGCAAACTAATCCCAAAGATAATTTATGGCGAATCACGATGGAATTTGCCCACCCTACATTATGCTTATGCGTAGAGTGGGCAAACGAATCCCAAAAATAATTTATGGCGAATCATCATGGAATTTGCCCACCCTACACTACTTATGGATTCCCGCATTCGCGGGAATGACATATGACTTGATAAGCCCACCCGACATTAATCTTGTTCAAAAACTTTACCCAAAGCAGCCGGGGGTTGACTCCGAATTACTGGTAAAATCGCTCTGGCGATGGGATGGGGCAATTTTTCCAGTAACTTTTCTAACCAATTACTCTGAGTAATAACTAACAACAAAATCATTAAAACAAAAGGGGCAACATTAAAAATTTGCGTGGGAATTTCGGGAATTGAACTTTGGGCAACACTGGCCAAAGATTGCAAAATTCCAAATAAATAACAGCCCAAAGCTACTCGCAAAGGATTCCAGCCCCCAAAAATCACAATTGCTAAGACAATCCAGCCATATCCTGCGGTATGTCGGTGACTCCAACCGGCTTTAAAATCCAAAGAAAAAGCCGCCCCAGCTATGCCCATTAATGCCCCACCTAACAAGGTATAAATATAGCGCATTAAAATCACATTCGTCCCCCTAGCAAACGCTGCCGCTGGTTGTTCACCCAGGGATCTGAGCATCAGTCCGGGACGGGTGCGATAAAAATATATCCAGGTGAAAAAAATTAAAAAATAGCTGACATAAACCAGTAAATCTCCCTGAAAAAATATCTCCCCTAAAAAGGGAATATGTTGTAATACAGGCAGTTTAAAACTGGGAACCGTTGGCCCAGGAACTCGGACAAATTCGTTGCCCAAAAACGAGGATAAATCACTACATAATAACGCTAAAACAAAGCCAATGGCAATTTGGGATTGTTTTAGCGTTAACGCCCCAAAAGCAACAATGAAAGCGATCGCAGCCCCGACACAACCGGCGCCCAAAAAACCTAATAATAAACTATTGGTGGTTTTGGCGATCGCAAATCCTGTCATCGCCCCCATTAAAATCGTGCCTTCTGCTGACAGGTTAATCACCCCAGCCCGTTCAGTAATCGTTTCCCCAAGACAACCAAAAACCAGCGGGGTTGAAGTGGCGATCGCGGTGGCCAAAATAGCAATAATTTGAGTTCCTTCCACTGTCATCAATTGTAAAAATTTAACAATTTAATTATCCCCATAAGATTATGACCAAAACAGACTCATCGAACCGAAAAAAATAAATTATCTGCGGTAATAATTCAGAACATAGACGATAAAAAAATCAAACTAATCCAGAAAAAAATTATAGACAAACATAGCACCGCCGTGGCTTGAGTTAAACGGCCAGGAATGGGCGGAGAAATCGCCGTTCTCACCCAAATTGATGTGGCATTTCCTAAAACAAAACTGGCACAAAGCACCAAGTATGGCTACTGGTTCAGGTTCAGTAACCAAAAAATAGCCATTATAATCGCCAGAAAAATCATCACCCACTCAATAAATCGAGGCGGATCAAATTCAAAACATCGGATTAAATTCATCGGCCTAATATTTACTCAACGATTGCCAGAATACATTCATTAATGTCTATCCTTAATGTCTAAAATTGCCGCTGATTATATTTTTCCAAATAGGCTTGAGCTTCGCTTAAGTCTACTTGAGGAAAGTCAACATAAAATCGACTGACACTGATAAAAGGATCGGGAGTTGCTAGGACGATCGCGCGATCGCACCACTCCTCTAATGAGGACATTAATTGTAAGGGGGCTACGGGTACAGCAATCCAAACCTGGGCTGGTTTTTGCGCTTGCATCGCTTTAGCGGCCACTGCCATAGTCATCCCAGTAGCAATCCCATCATCAACCAAAATAGCAATTTTTCCCTCCGGGCTAACGTGCGGGCGAAATTTGCTCAACTGGGCTAACTGGGCTTCAGCTTTAGCTTGGGCGTGATGGACATCTTTCTCCCGAATTCGGCCATTATAAATCGATGAACCCATCTCCTGATGACCCCAAACAATCTCACCATCAGGAGTCAACGCCCCAATTGCCAACTCTGGATTAAACACCGTAGTAATTTTTTTCGCCACCACAATATCTAACGGACACTGGAGTTGTTCAGCGATCGGCACAGCCACGGGCAACCCCCCTCTCGGCAAAGCATAGACAATTGGTTTAGCTTGGGCGATCGCGGGATCGCCCCTACACTCGCTTCTCAGTTGGGTCAATTCTGCAACAATGGCAGCCGCCAGTTGCTTTCCCGCCTCGGCCCGTGAAGCGAAGCTATCCCGAAAAGAATCGCGGAAAATTGGTATCGACGACATCGCATCCTCCTACTGCCAGAAAAACAATAAAGCTTTTCTTATATTTTGGCTGATTTTTCCAGAATTGGCACCAATTCCCCTCTGGTTATTACGTTTATTTACATTTACCCTAAAACCACCATATCTGTAGGGTGGGCAAAACCCCACCATTCATCCTGAAACTTACAATTATTTATTAAAAAACCACCAAATTAATTTAATAAATATGTTTTATTTTGCCAAAAAACAACTTATGTTATAATTAAACAAAGCAAGGAAAACAAAACTATGGTTCAAGCTGTCACCAAAACACAAAGAGAGATATTAGACCTATTCACTTATGAAGAATATCTAGCTTATCAATCCGAACCGGGGATTATTTATGAATTATTTCGGGGACATCTAAAAAAAATGCCAACACCAACGGGTTTACACACTCGAATTTGCAATTTCTTAATCGCTCAGTTGCGCCGATATTTTGCCACCCATAATTTAGAATTAATTGCCACTGAATTTGTGGGTGTTAGAACCGAAAAAGACACCTCCAGAGTCCCAGATTTAGTGGTCTGCACCCAACAACTTTGGGAACAAGTCTGCAACCGCAAGGGTGCTGGAGCCTTAGACTTTGAAGAACAACCCTTATTAGTCGTCGAAATAACCAGCGAAAATTGGCGGGAAGACTATCTGCTGAAACGGGCTGAATATGCATTACGAGAAATTGCCGAATATTGGATCGTTGACCCCAAAAAGCAACGGATTCGAGTCTGTCACCATCCAGAAAATGAGGATGGCTATGAACACAGCGAATTTTTAGCCGGACAAGACCTAATCTCTCCCCAGTTTCCAGAATTAATTCTGCCCGTGGAGCAGATTTTTGCCCCACCTACCGTAGAATCAATCATTCTGGAAGAACAGCAACAGCGACAAGACCTAGAGCAACAGCTTCAAACCGAACGCCTTCGGGCTGAAACCGAACGCCTTCGGGCCGAAACCGAACGCCTTCGGGCCGATCGCCTTGCACAACGGTTGCGAGAACTGGGCATGGATCCCGATGCGCTCTAGAAAGCGATCGCCCGCCGGAAATTTTTTGCTACTCCATTGCTCCCGAACAAGTGAGACAATATTCAAAGCACGCATTTAGTCGATACGGATTAGAATTGTGGCTTATAAGCTCGGTTTATTAGGATTGGGAACCGTTGGCACCGGAACAGCGCAAATCATTCTGGACTCTTTGGGACGCCATCCCTTATTACAAGAGCTAGAAATTCATCGCGTGGGAGTCCGCAACCTGGATAAACCCCGTCAGGTGACATTTTCCGCTGACCAACTCACCACGGACTTAGAATCAATCGTCACTGACCCAGACATTGATATTGTAGTCGAGTTGCTTGGCGGTCTAGAACCCGCGCGATCGCTCATTCTCACTGCCATTAGTCACGGTAAACATATCGTCACTGCCAACAAAGCAGTAATTTCCCGCTATGGCAATGAAATTTTCGACGCTGCCAACGCCAAAGGGGTCTATGTCATGCTCGAAGCAGCGGTCGGTGGCGGCATCCCCGTCATCCAGCCCTTAAAAGAATCCCTAGGGGTGAACCGCATTCAATCGGTCATGGGGATTATCAATGGCACCACCAACTACATTCTCACCCGAATGCAAACAGAGGGCGCAGATTTTGCCGATGTCCTCGCCGACGCACAACGCTTAGGTTATGCCGAAGCTGACCCCACCGCTGACGTGGATGGATTGGATGCAGCGGATAAAATTGCGATTTTGGCATCCCTCGCCTTTGCCGGTCGGATTAAACTGGAGGATGTCCATTGTGAAGGCATTCGGCAAATCAGTGCCGCAGATATTGCTTATGCCGAAAAGCTGGGCTTTACGATCAAATTACTCGCGATCGCCAAACGGCAATCCAGCACAGAGAATCATGCCGTCGATCGCCTATCGATCCGAGTCCATCCGACCCTCGTCCCCAAAACCCACCCCCTCGCCAGTATCAATGGGGTGTATAACGCGATTTTGGTAGAAGGAGAACCCCTGGGTCAGGTAATGTTTTACGGCCCCGGCGCAGGTTCAGGCCCTACCGCCAGCGCTGTGGTTTCTGATATTTTGACCATTGCCGCCATCTTGAAAACAGAAACCGAACCAATTCCCCACCCATTGCTCAGTTGTACCCATCAGCACTACTGTGCGATCGCGCCAATGGAGGAATTGGTTACACGCTTCTACACTCGTTTTCTCACCAATGACACCCCTGGAGTCATTGGGCATCTGGGGACAAGCTTTGGCAATCATGGAGTCAGCCTAGAGTCTATTGTCCAAATTGGGATGCG encodes:
- a CDS encoding DUF2283 domain-containing protein — encoded protein: MNKIQYSQDVDVLLISLSDEAIAYAEEEGDTILHYSENNKLVLIEILDFRRSMSDKAIQELLAS
- a CDS encoding sulfotransferase, with protein sequence MLDRHFLYLTGLPCSGLGFLSQLLAQHPDIYSDNLRSPLCDLLVNFRSFITTNPQVASHLQQDLNPTMERSLLGMQGFINGWYGQIAQPWIIDIHPQWLQHLELIHLLDPNCRMVVCVRELGQICAAIENQHQKTLLLDFPEQLANLSRAERAQKLFAPQGAIGSLLKSLEQLQDLEDSLQRRMFYVVYEHLVSDPEEVLTELLKWLNLSPISPDLTQVSGSVPNYAESAGKYVEEPYNSQQPLVYYTLPKRFEITIQQNFPWYYQLFYPGRL
- a CDS encoding GNAT family protein; its protein translation is MTVNRLILHQGRSLTLVRTCPDDAPLLFEKMYSQYEFMRLFRLNDRAETVEQVRQKLIQRSRSNPAETGYLECLIIHKIHGAIGIIAATDYSPLHQKAELLVGIFDKKYRSISLGVEACLLMGDLIFNAYHLHRFYAYSYGYNHPAHAALTAGGFELEGIMKEHLYDPVSQQYVDMHIYGMNETQMRQNPRIASLSKRLVGRDITQPLTAPLPPPDESKIPNLSHVQQPPLFVKSGAIGRISDPLTGRSTG
- a CDS encoding succinate--CoA ligase subunit beta — translated: MDLLEYQAKELFREMGIPVLPSQRIDHPKDLKGLKIPYPVVLKSQVRATGRGKAGGINFVENTIDAVAAAQTIFNLPIMGEYPEVLLAEAKYDTDKELYLAVVLDQTVRRPVLLGSQQGGTSTESAMEKMQQVVVADEFSPFYARRLVLKMGLSGILVKSVSAIVEKMYRLFVAKDLDLVEINPLGISRSGEVMALDGKVSANDEAICRHEDLAKLSQKISCRVNGELSLDTSPDLNFVTLDGNIGILCNGVGLTMATLDLIHLYGGKLANFVNLGGDARMDFNRDSLRDSFASRLCERLEQGLNLIGKDPSVKVILVNLIGSAIDCELAAEVISAYVQGIPRSAIAPFVQAEPEVLALTQESSPKASAEADADTDNSLDFLTGKPKLIVRLVGNRFAEAKKTLSAIKVPLMDNLDEAIKKTVAIVQ
- a CDS encoding ABC transporter permease; this encodes MTVEGTQIIAILATAIATSTPLVFGCLGETITERAGVINLSAEGTILMGAMTGFAIAKTTNSLLLGFLGAGCVGAAIAFIVAFGALTLKQSQIAIGFVLALLCSDLSSFLGNEFVRVPGPTVPSFKLPVLQHIPFLGEIFFQGDLLVYVSYFLIFFTWIYFYRTRPGLMLRSLGEQPAAAFARGTNVILMRYIYTLLGGALMGIAGAAFSLDFKAGWSHRHTAGYGWIVLAIVIFGGWNPLRVALGCYLFGILQSLASVAQSSIPEIPTQIFNVAPFVLMILLLVITQSNWLEKLLEKLPHPIARAILPVIRSQPPAALGKVFEQD
- a CDS encoding phosphoribosyltransferase, whose product is MSSIPIFRDSFRDSFASRAEAGKQLAAAIVAELTQLRSECRGDPAIAQAKPIVYALPRGGLPVAVPIAEQLQCPLDIVVAKKITTVFNPELAIGALTPDGEIVWGHQEMGSSIYNGRIREKDVHHAQAKAEAQLAQLSKFRPHVSPEGKIAILVDDGIATGMTMAVAAKAMQAQKPAQVWIAVPVAPLQLMSSLEEWCDRAIVLATPDPFISVSRFYVDFPQVDLSEAQAYLEKYNQRQF
- a CDS encoding Uma2 family endonuclease; protein product: MVQAVTKTQREILDLFTYEEYLAYQSEPGIIYELFRGHLKKMPTPTGLHTRICNFLIAQLRRYFATHNLELIATEFVGVRTEKDTSRVPDLVVCTQQLWEQVCNRKGAGALDFEEQPLLVVEITSENWREDYLLKRAEYALREIAEYWIVDPKKQRIRVCHHPENEDGYEHSEFLAGQDLISPQFPELILPVEQIFAPPTVESIILEEQQQRQDLEQQLQTERLRAETERLRAETERLRADRLAQRLRELGMDPDAL
- a CDS encoding homoserine dehydrogenase, whose product is MAYKLGLLGLGTVGTGTAQIILDSLGRHPLLQELEIHRVGVRNLDKPRQVTFSADQLTTDLESIVTDPDIDIVVELLGGLEPARSLILTAISHGKHIVTANKAVISRYGNEIFDAANAKGVYVMLEAAVGGGIPVIQPLKESLGVNRIQSVMGIINGTTNYILTRMQTEGADFADVLADAQRLGYAEADPTADVDGLDAADKIAILASLAFAGRIKLEDVHCEGIRQISAADIAYAEKLGFTIKLLAIAKRQSSTENHAVDRLSIRVHPTLVPKTHPLASINGVYNAILVEGEPLGQVMFYGPGAGSGPTASAVVSDILTIAAILKTETEPIPHPLLSCTHQHYCAIAPMEELVTRFYTRFLTNDTPGVIGHLGTSFGNHGVSLESIVQIGMRDNQAEIVVVTHDVSEGNFLNALAEIRQLDAVMSIPSVLRVL